One genomic region from Marinobacter szutsaonensis encodes:
- a CDS encoding outer membrane protein transport protein: MGHYSHKRQILGALIATTVSFGAQAQLAQNLTIHPKALALGNAVTADPPGVMAIHYNPAGLTRLDGRQLEVNLMSVYLDIDADFTAPEGYEIFGIDGLETDPLTGKQRDPVANTHSHTNNVALYLPGYGILRAPPGPAVAPSAGISVNPPGSKLTFANAFYLPLAAGFYRDKDDPGRYQPQATALQRTTYLSPTVGYEINNEWAVGAGIHLSHMGIAADQYMRAPNMLLGVAEILQDAFNCESGDEPLQPWLALCGGNVGPWDDIGALNINVQETLSPTYALGVMWEPTDWFRWGASYTSEADMNMKGTFEIEYTDDWSGFWQSVNGSVLGAITSAILSLPSGAPREAGNVSMDLVYPQHFQTGISVDVHPKLTLNADIGWTDYAQWDAFVFRFDRNLEFLNAARILSPDNATPNTLRLPLGFKSQWNWAFGAELHVSSRLDLRAGVEIRDSVIPDDQRQVMAPFGGANLYSVGMGYQWDKDTEIDMNLSYLHSVETIPADTSCNVNCDNITNIIYNPYAGLDIKTSLRVVMAGLSFRTKF; this comes from the coding sequence ATGGGACATTACAGCCACAAACGGCAGATTCTCGGGGCTCTGATCGCCACGACCGTCTCGTTTGGTGCCCAGGCCCAGCTGGCTCAGAACCTGACCATTCATCCCAAGGCCCTGGCGCTGGGCAACGCGGTCACGGCCGATCCACCGGGGGTAATGGCCATCCACTACAATCCGGCGGGTCTTACCAGGCTGGACGGTCGTCAGCTCGAAGTGAACCTGATGAGCGTCTATCTGGACATCGATGCGGATTTCACGGCCCCGGAAGGTTATGAGATCTTCGGTATCGATGGCCTGGAAACCGACCCGTTGACCGGCAAGCAGCGTGATCCGGTCGCCAACACCCACAGCCACACCAACAACGTTGCCCTGTATCTGCCTGGGTACGGGATTCTCAGGGCACCTCCTGGGCCGGCGGTTGCGCCCTCGGCCGGGATCAGTGTCAACCCGCCGGGGTCGAAGTTGACCTTTGCCAACGCTTTCTACCTGCCCCTGGCCGCCGGTTTCTACCGCGACAAGGATGATCCCGGCCGCTATCAACCCCAGGCCACAGCCCTACAGCGGACCACCTATCTGTCGCCGACGGTCGGCTACGAGATCAACAACGAATGGGCTGTAGGCGCCGGGATTCACCTGTCCCACATGGGGATCGCCGCTGACCAGTACATGCGCGCGCCGAACATGCTGCTCGGGGTTGCCGAAATCCTTCAGGACGCCTTCAACTGCGAGAGCGGGGACGAGCCCCTCCAGCCCTGGCTGGCCCTGTGTGGCGGTAATGTCGGGCCCTGGGATGACATTGGCGCCCTGAATATCAATGTCCAGGAAACCCTGTCGCCCACCTATGCCCTGGGGGTGATGTGGGAGCCTACGGACTGGTTCCGGTGGGGGGCAAGTTACACCTCCGAAGCCGACATGAACATGAAGGGCACCTTCGAGATCGAGTATACCGACGACTGGTCAGGGTTCTGGCAGAGCGTCAACGGATCGGTGCTCGGGGCAATCACCTCGGCGATTCTCAGCCTGCCTTCCGGCGCGCCCCGGGAAGCCGGTAATGTCAGCATGGACCTGGTCTATCCCCAGCACTTCCAGACCGGCATCAGTGTGGATGTCCACCCGAAACTGACCCTAAATGCCGATATCGGTTGGACCGATTACGCCCAGTGGGACGCTTTCGTGTTCCGCTTCGATCGTAATCTTGAGTTCCTCAATGCCGCCCGGATTCTCTCGCCGGACAACGCGACGCCCAATACCCTGCGTCTGCCTCTGGGCTTCAAGAGCCAGTGGAACTGGGCCTTTGGTGCCGAGTTGCACGTGTCATCACGGCTGGACCTGCGCGCCGGCGTGGAGATCCGGGATTCGGTGATTCCCGACGACCAGCGTCAGGTCATGGCGCCGTTCGGCGGTGCCAACCTGTACAGCGTGGGCATGGGCTACCAGTGGGACAAGGATACGGAGATCGATATGAACCTCAGTTACCTGCACTCCGTCGAAACCATCCCCGCGGATACCAGCTGTAACGTCAACTGCGATAACATAACCAATATCATCTACAACCCCTATGCCGGCCTGGATATCAAGACCTCGCTGCGGGTTGTGATGGCCGGCCTCAGTTTCCGGACGAAATTCTGA
- a CDS encoding transporter codes for MNRWFVRGFILVSATALFPGTVLAQEGSVDQAREALARQEGDEDASKQLEEVFQAAEKNYSLQKKGTHSLNYSFDYSYTADQRLDLAITNGSVRNLDVVPSATHNFTNAFSYDYGLLDNVTVGTRIPLVVKYDTEDELSIYDFGDVSFTGRWQPFAYVPGKMSTTFFGTLTTKTGVSPYEIDIKEQLSTGSGYYSAGGGVSLSKVLDPVVVFGSVSATYNLPAEDLNQVRGARLLVEVEPGFGLSGSAGFAYSLSYDISLSISAQLSYSDETILTFSNGEQAVAQDQMTGFLSMSLGTRVSDTTIVNTSLGIGLTEDAPDFSLGVSLPINFSGLKE; via the coding sequence ATGAATCGTTGGTTTGTGCGAGGTTTTATCCTTGTTTCCGCCACAGCGCTGTTTCCAGGCACAGTGCTGGCACAGGAGGGAAGCGTGGACCAGGCGCGGGAAGCGCTGGCCAGGCAGGAGGGCGACGAAGACGCCTCCAAACAGCTGGAAGAAGTGTTCCAGGCTGCCGAGAAAAACTATTCTCTGCAGAAAAAGGGCACCCACTCGCTGAACTACTCGTTCGATTATTCCTATACCGCGGATCAGCGTCTGGACCTGGCCATCACCAATGGTTCGGTGCGCAACCTTGATGTGGTGCCATCAGCCACCCACAACTTCACCAATGCCTTTTCGTACGATTACGGCCTTCTGGATAACGTGACCGTCGGCACCCGTATTCCCCTGGTGGTCAAGTACGATACCGAGGATGAGCTGAGCATCTACGATTTCGGCGACGTCTCCTTCACCGGCCGCTGGCAGCCGTTTGCCTATGTGCCCGGCAAGATGTCCACTACCTTTTTCGGTACGCTGACCACCAAGACCGGTGTCAGTCCCTACGAAATCGACATCAAGGAGCAGCTGTCCACGGGCAGCGGTTATTACTCCGCAGGCGGCGGTGTCAGCCTCTCCAAGGTGCTGGATCCGGTTGTGGTTTTCGGTTCCGTCAGTGCCACCTACAACCTGCCGGCCGAGGACCTGAACCAGGTCCGGGGCGCCCGTTTGCTGGTTGAGGTCGAGCCCGGATTCGGTCTGTCCGGTTCGGCGGGCTTTGCCTATTCACTTTCCTATGACATCTCCCTGAGCATCTCTGCCCAGTTGAGTTACAGCGACGAAACCATCCTGACCTTTTCCAACGGCGAGCAGGCCGTGGCCCAGGACCAGATGACCGGTTTCCTGAGCATGTCGCTTGGTACCCGGGTCAGTGATACCACCATCGTGAACACCAGCCTGGGCATCGGCCTGACCGAGGATGCGCCGGACTTCTCTCTCGGGGTATCCCTGCCCATCAACTTCTCTGGCCTCAAAGAGTGA
- a CDS encoding C39 family peptidase yields MLLVLAGSILTFTMVQEATLVEPFEKGSIVIEQDVDASPVKLRSDFRVEPLVEQKYRNIVRQAYDYSCGSAALTTVLNYYLGRTLSERQVMEGLLHYGESERIVQRRAFSMLDMKRLVTALGYPSGGFRATIEDLIDLDHPAIVPIHHAGFKHFVVLRTIRDGRVYLADPSVGNISFTLAQFEEKWDDNVLFIVFPGSDKPLDNLELKEEDLRFVDDQTMTLLALERIPVFHEATERRINNLLERQKNNPDGSVENTRKQLHYRRN; encoded by the coding sequence ATGCTGCTGGTGCTCGCCGGATCCATTCTTACATTCACCATGGTGCAAGAAGCAACCTTGGTCGAGCCGTTCGAGAAAGGCTCCATCGTGATCGAGCAGGACGTGGATGCAAGTCCGGTGAAGCTGCGCTCGGATTTCCGGGTAGAGCCCCTGGTCGAGCAGAAGTACCGCAACATCGTCCGGCAGGCCTACGACTATAGCTGTGGCAGTGCAGCCCTGACCACCGTGCTCAATTACTACCTTGGCCGCACCCTGTCGGAACGCCAGGTGATGGAGGGGCTGCTGCATTACGGAGAAAGCGAACGGATCGTTCAGCGCCGAGCCTTCTCCATGCTGGACATGAAACGGCTGGTGACGGCGCTGGGTTATCCCTCGGGCGGCTTCCGGGCGACCATCGAGGACCTCATCGATCTGGATCATCCGGCGATCGTTCCCATTCATCACGCCGGCTTCAAGCACTTCGTAGTGCTGCGCACCATCCGGGATGGCCGGGTCTACCTGGCGGATCCCTCCGTGGGCAACATTTCCTTCACCCTCGCCCAGTTCGAGGAAAAGTGGGATGACAACGTGCTGTTCATTGTCTTTCCCGGCAGCGACAAACCCCTCGATAACCTCGAGCTGAAAGAGGAAGACCTGCGCTTTGTAGATGACCAGACAATGACCCTGCTGGCTCTGGAACGGATTCCGGTGTTCCACGAGGCCACGGAGAGACGCATCAACAACTTGCTCGAACGCCAGAAAAACAATCCGGACGGTAGTGTCGAAAACACCCGAAAACAATTGCATTACCGCCGTAACTAA
- a CDS encoding DASS family sodium-coupled anion symporter — protein MSESRNGANQSTGLPKSQLIGLVLGALFLLITVVVPAPETMGEEAWAALGMMLLMATWWSTEAIPIPATAMLPIVLVPALGLGSVSAATSPYAHPIIFLFLGGFTLGLAMQRWNLHRRIALLTLKTVGSKPKRQIAGFMLATAFLSMWVSNTATAIMMLPIGLSVIAMADGSNPEGVRRYATALLLAIAYSASIGGIGTLIGTPPNALLAAYLSENQGISVGFAQWMLMGVPVTVVMLALAWWWLTRRDFGLSHQGDSGDLIRDELAALGPLGKGEKLVGVVFLITAAAWIFRPLLSDGLMPWLSDTGIAIAAAIAMFLIPVDTRERQFLMDWDTAKGIPWGVLLLFGGGLAMAGVISSSGLAEWIAGSLGAAGTLPTLLLVAIVAGVIIFLTEVTSNTATAAAFLPLLGALAMSQGVSPLLLTVPAAIAASCAFMMPVATPPNAIVFSSGDMKIGDMISAGFALNLMGIVVVTLLCYALLGVVFTL, from the coding sequence ATGTCTGAATCCCGAAACGGCGCGAACCAGTCTACGGGGCTGCCCAAAAGTCAGTTGATTGGCCTGGTACTCGGTGCCCTGTTTCTGTTGATCACGGTGGTTGTTCCTGCCCCCGAAACCATGGGGGAGGAAGCCTGGGCCGCCCTTGGCATGATGCTGTTGATGGCGACCTGGTGGAGTACCGAGGCTATTCCGATTCCTGCCACGGCGATGCTGCCCATCGTGCTGGTACCGGCACTGGGCTTGGGATCCGTTTCGGCGGCCACATCCCCCTATGCCCATCCGATCATTTTCCTGTTTCTCGGCGGCTTCACCCTCGGCCTGGCCATGCAGCGCTGGAACCTGCACCGTCGCATTGCCCTGCTGACCCTGAAAACGGTGGGCAGCAAGCCGAAGCGCCAGATCGCCGGGTTCATGCTCGCCACCGCATTTCTGAGCATGTGGGTGAGTAACACCGCCACCGCAATCATGATGCTGCCCATTGGCCTGTCCGTGATTGCCATGGCTGACGGTTCCAACCCGGAAGGTGTTCGTCGCTATGCCACGGCGCTGTTACTGGCCATTGCCTACTCCGCCAGTATCGGTGGCATCGGAACCCTGATCGGAACACCGCCCAATGCATTGCTGGCAGCTTACCTGAGCGAAAACCAGGGCATCTCGGTGGGCTTTGCCCAATGGATGCTGATGGGAGTGCCGGTGACGGTTGTCATGCTGGCGCTGGCCTGGTGGTGGCTGACCCGGCGCGATTTTGGCCTTTCGCACCAGGGCGACAGCGGTGATCTCATCCGTGACGAGCTGGCAGCACTGGGGCCCTTGGGCAAAGGCGAGAAACTGGTCGGAGTGGTGTTCCTGATCACCGCCGCCGCCTGGATATTCCGACCCCTGTTGTCCGATGGGCTGATGCCCTGGCTCAGCGACACCGGTATCGCGATCGCAGCGGCCATCGCCATGTTCCTGATTCCGGTCGACACCCGGGAGCGCCAGTTCCTGATGGACTGGGATACCGCCAAGGGCATTCCCTGGGGTGTCTTGCTGTTGTTCGGTGGTGGCCTGGCAATGGCGGGTGTTATCAGCAGTTCGGGGCTCGCGGAGTGGATTGCCGGCTCCCTGGGTGCCGCCGGAACGCTGCCGACGCTGCTGCTTGTCGCCATCGTGGCGGGGGTGATCATCTTTTTGACCGAGGTGACCAGCAACACCGCCACGGCGGCGGCGTTCCTGCCGCTGCTGGGGGCTCTGGCCATGTCTCAGGGTGTGTCACCGCTGTTGCTCACCGTGCCGGCCGCCATTGCCGCCAGTTGCGCCTTCATGATGCCGGTGGCAACGCCGCCCAATGCCATCGTGTTCTCCAGTGGCGACATGAAAATCGGCGACATGATCAGTGCCGGCTTCGCCCTCAACCTGATGGGCATCGTGGTGGTGACGCTGTTGTGTTACGCCCTGCTGGGGGTGGTCTTTACCCTCTGA
- a CDS encoding DUF2238 domain-containing protein encodes MAQKPVAILAWVGIFLAVFVWSGIGPKDRATWVLEVLPAAIGFVLVAWCYFRFPLTSLAYWLILVHAVILMVGGHYTYAEVPLFNHLGDWFGWERNNYDKLGHLAQGFIPAMIAREVVLRLDVFARSGWSSFFIVCFCLALSAFYELIEWWVALLSDEAAEAFLGTQGYVWDTQSDMAWALSGAILALVLLGRVHDRQLARVAS; translated from the coding sequence ATGGCGCAGAAACCGGTGGCTATTCTGGCCTGGGTGGGAATCTTTCTGGCAGTATTCGTCTGGTCGGGAATTGGTCCCAAGGACCGGGCAACCTGGGTCCTGGAAGTGCTGCCTGCGGCCATCGGCTTTGTGCTTGTTGCCTGGTGCTATTTCCGCTTCCCCCTGACCTCGCTGGCTTACTGGCTGATTCTGGTGCACGCCGTCATCCTGATGGTAGGGGGACATTACACCTACGCCGAAGTGCCCCTGTTCAATCATCTGGGCGACTGGTTTGGCTGGGAGCGTAACAATTACGACAAACTCGGGCACCTTGCCCAGGGATTCATCCCGGCGATGATTGCCCGCGAAGTGGTCCTCAGACTGGATGTTTTTGCCCGGTCCGGCTGGTCCTCGTTCTTCATCGTCTGCTTCTGTCTTGCCCTCAGCGCATTCTATGAGTTGATCGAATGGTGGGTGGCGCTGCTGAGTGATGAGGCGGCCGAGGCCTTCCTGGGTACCCAGGGTTATGTCTGGGATACCCAGTCGGACATGGCCTGGGCCCTGTCTGGCGCCATTCTGGCGCTTGTGCTGCTTGGCCGTGTGCATGACCGGCAGCTTGCCCGTGTGGCCTCCTGA
- a CDS encoding N-acyl-D-glutamate amidohydrolase → MSQYDTLIVGGRYFDGSPNPSRIADVGIRDGRIHAVADVGSLDPAQAVRVIDAHGCWVTPGFLDTHTHYDAELIVAPSLSESVRHGVTTVLIGSCSLSMVCSDAEDASDIFTRVETVPREKVLPILQEHKTWQSPKEWVGFINAHPIGPNVISFLGHSDLRTGVMGLHRATDRSVTPTEEELGRMEQLLEEALEEGFLGLSTMCLKWDKVDGDREWSKSLPSTYARWREVSRLNRLLRHYGRVHQGAPNAANPLQVTQYLKETLGWLRKPLKTTLIAMIDLKGNPTVRPMARLVAWLANGFGGNFRWQLLPTPFAIYADGMDIVLFEEFGAGEMALDIRDQLERNELLQDEGYRRTFRKFYKEKLSPRVWQRDFGDAIVLDCPDSSLVGRNFAELARERGIHVVDFFLDMVVTHGRALRWFTVVGNHRKDRLREMVKSPHALITFSDAGAHIRNMAFYNLPLRFLKLVHESQQQDEPVMSLERAVHRLTGEQADWLGIDAGYIREGDRADVTVLDPRALEQDLEQVQWAEMENFGLERMVNRVPGCVKHVLINGRAAVSDEQIEPELGKQGGFGQFLRAGQH, encoded by the coding sequence GTGAGTCAGTACGATACCCTGATTGTGGGAGGCCGCTATTTTGATGGCAGCCCGAATCCGTCCCGGATCGCGGATGTTGGCATCCGTGATGGACGAATCCATGCTGTCGCCGATGTCGGATCACTTGATCCGGCTCAAGCGGTAAGGGTAATTGATGCACACGGTTGTTGGGTCACTCCCGGCTTCCTGGACACCCATACCCACTACGATGCCGAGCTGATTGTTGCACCTTCGCTATCCGAGTCTGTCCGGCATGGTGTGACCACGGTGCTGATCGGCAGCTGCTCCCTGAGCATGGTCTGCTCGGACGCGGAGGACGCCTCGGATATCTTCACCCGGGTCGAGACCGTGCCCCGGGAAAAGGTTTTGCCAATCCTGCAGGAACACAAGACCTGGCAAAGTCCGAAGGAATGGGTCGGGTTCATCAACGCCCACCCGATAGGACCCAATGTGATCAGTTTCCTGGGCCACAGCGACCTGCGCACCGGCGTAATGGGCCTGCACCGGGCTACTGACCGATCGGTCACCCCTACGGAGGAAGAGCTCGGGCGCATGGAGCAGTTGCTGGAGGAAGCGCTGGAGGAGGGGTTTCTCGGGCTCTCGACCATGTGCCTGAAATGGGACAAGGTCGACGGTGACCGGGAATGGTCCAAGAGCCTGCCCAGCACCTATGCCCGCTGGCGAGAGGTCAGCCGGTTGAACCGGTTGCTCCGGCATTACGGCCGGGTTCATCAGGGCGCCCCCAACGCTGCCAATCCGCTGCAGGTCACCCAGTACCTGAAAGAGACCCTGGGCTGGCTGCGAAAGCCGCTCAAGACCACCCTGATCGCGATGATTGACCTCAAGGGCAATCCGACCGTCCGGCCTATGGCCAGGTTGGTGGCGTGGCTGGCCAACGGCTTCGGCGGTAACTTCCGCTGGCAGCTGTTGCCCACGCCATTTGCCATCTATGCAGATGGCATGGACATTGTCCTGTTCGAGGAGTTCGGTGCCGGTGAGATGGCCCTGGATATCCGCGATCAGCTCGAACGCAATGAGCTGTTGCAGGATGAGGGTTATCGCCGAACCTTCCGGAAGTTCTACAAGGAAAAGCTGTCGCCCAGGGTGTGGCAGCGGGATTTCGGTGATGCCATCGTGCTGGACTGTCCGGATTCCTCGCTGGTGGGCCGTAACTTTGCCGAGCTGGCCCGGGAACGGGGTATCCACGTGGTGGATTTCTTCCTGGATATGGTGGTGACCCATGGCCGGGCCTTGCGCTGGTTCACGGTTGTGGGCAACCATCGCAAGGACCGTCTGCGGGAAATGGTGAAAAGTCCCCACGCACTGATCACCTTCTCCGATGCCGGTGCCCACATTCGAAACATGGCCTTCTATAATCTGCCGTTGCGATTCCTGAAACTGGTGCACGAGAGCCAACAGCAGGACGAGCCGGTGATGTCACTGGAGCGGGCCGTGCACCGGCTAACCGGCGAGCAGGCGGACTGGCTGGGTATTGATGCCGGCTACATCCGCGAGGGAGACCGGGCGGATGTCACCGTCCTGGATCCGCGGGCCCTGGAGCAGGATCTTGAACAGGTTCAGTGGGCAGAGATGGAGAACTTCGGCCTGGAACGCATGGTCAACCGGGTGCCGGGCTGTGTGAAGCACGTCCTGATCAACGGTCGGGCAGCGGTCAGCGACGAGCAGATCGAGCCGGAGCTGGGGAAACAGGGCGGCTTCGGGCAGTTTCTCAGGGCCGGGCAACACTGA
- a CDS encoding HlyD family efflux transporter periplasmic adaptor subunit, whose amino-acid sequence MSKKRLSGKWLFWGMVTVLAMAAIAFAFRPDPVWVDLAEVSRGPLEVSITEEGKARVKDRYLISAPVSGYLHRVMPEVGDSVSTGQTLTEVDPMPSAILDARSRAEAEAKVESARSALSSAQQKVEAAEAEARFARQELERLESLQSRSDNRFVSEEQIEQARATADRAQAILRSARFDQEVMAHELAAARTRLDVSAARSNGEQPKERVAVTSPVAGAVLSVVRKSEGVIQAGSPIAEVGDPAALEVVIDVLSFDAVKLQPGMEVRFSGWGGPELQGVVRRVEPVGFEDISALGVEEQRVQVVADITSPIEQWQSLGDGYRVDASFILWSAEDVLWAPSSAIFSSGDQSWVFLARDDTVHRQPVQTGQSNGLKTQILDGLKVGDRVVRHPDRQLEEGVRIRAR is encoded by the coding sequence GTGAGTAAAAAACGGTTGTCGGGTAAATGGCTGTTCTGGGGGATGGTGACAGTGTTGGCGATGGCGGCGATCGCCTTCGCCTTCCGCCCCGATCCGGTCTGGGTGGATCTGGCGGAGGTCAGTCGCGGACCGCTGGAGGTCTCCATCACCGAGGAGGGCAAGGCCCGGGTCAAGGACCGGTACCTGATTTCGGCGCCGGTCTCCGGCTATCTGCACCGGGTTATGCCGGAGGTGGGTGACTCAGTAAGTACAGGCCAGACGCTGACCGAAGTGGATCCCATGCCCTCGGCTATCCTGGACGCCAGGAGCCGGGCCGAGGCAGAGGCAAAGGTGGAATCGGCGCGGTCGGCCCTGAGTTCGGCGCAGCAGAAGGTGGAAGCGGCCGAGGCCGAGGCCCGGTTTGCCCGGCAGGAGCTGGAGCGCCTCGAGTCACTGCAGTCCAGGAGTGACAACCGGTTTGTCTCCGAGGAGCAGATTGAACAGGCGAGAGCCACGGCGGATCGGGCACAGGCCATTCTGCGCTCGGCCCGTTTTGATCAGGAAGTCATGGCCCACGAGCTGGCAGCGGCACGTACCCGGCTGGATGTGTCGGCCGCCCGCAGCAATGGCGAACAGCCGAAGGAGCGGGTGGCGGTGACCTCGCCGGTTGCCGGTGCAGTGCTTTCGGTCGTGCGCAAGAGTGAAGGAGTCATCCAGGCGGGCAGTCCCATTGCCGAAGTGGGAGACCCGGCAGCGCTGGAGGTAGTGATCGATGTGCTCAGCTTTGATGCGGTGAAGCTGCAGCCCGGCATGGAAGTTCGCTTCAGCGGCTGGGGCGGGCCGGAGCTGCAAGGCGTGGTCCGGCGAGTGGAGCCGGTGGGATTCGAGGATATCTCGGCCCTGGGCGTGGAGGAGCAGCGTGTGCAGGTGGTGGCAGATATCACCAGTCCTATCGAGCAGTGGCAATCCCTCGGTGACGGCTACCGGGTGGATGCCAGCTTCATACTCTGGTCTGCCGAAGACGTGCTCTGGGCGCCGTCCTCGGCCATTTTCAGCTCCGGAGACCAGAGCTGGGTGTTCCTTGCCCGGGACGATACCGTCCATCGTCAGCCGGTGCAGACCGGCCAGAGCAACGGGCTGAAAACCCAGATTCTCGATGGACTGAAAGTTGGCGACCGGGTGGTAAGGCACCCGGATCGGCAACTGGAGGAGGGTGTCCGGATCCGAGCCCGTTGA
- a CDS encoding ABC transporter permease, with translation MALTTPSLNTKIRRELWQMRGQVLAIALVIAGGVAVCVLSLVNYSSLVSTRAVYYDDYQFAEVFASLKRAPLHVTQQIAAIPGISRFSARVEGGAKLEMPGFEDPVSARLVSLPEHGQPEVNQLFLRRGRLPLAGRSHEVVVIQGFAEAHQLEPGDRFTGIINGRRQQLTVTGIAEAPEFIYVLAPGSMLPDYPRYGVLWMGREALAAAMDMKGAFNSLVARVEPGVPVASVIDSLDRVLDRYGGTGAYGREDHFSHQMLDDELAQLRTMATVFPAIFMTVAMFLLNVVINRLISTQRDIIAILKAFGYSNVQIGWHYSQLVLTISVIGLLLGVALGVWAGRAMGEIYMDYYRFPSLLFRLDPAWLLLLAVVTLVVAWLGGWQAIRRAAALPPAEGMRPEGPARFRVTAAERFFAPRGFSQPSRMVVRQLFRRPGRTLLSVSGIAMASAIVLVGNFQFDAVSLMVHSQFARVQQQDVTATLIDPVNSPAMYDLQRQPGIRYVEGRRVVTARLVNGHREWRGAITGMPEQASLQFVIDKELEPVSLPEAGLLLTDFLARRLDVTTGQTLEIEILEGDRRRVELPVAGITSEFLGVGAYMRLASLNRALGEGALINQVLLNIDPQRAQQTYRELRETPRILGISIRQGMLDSFYETLAKTFLTFTLFISMLGGIIAFGVVYNTVRISLAEKGRELASLRVLGYTHNEVNHILLAEVAVMLVLGIPLGWLAGYGLSWAIITAMQTELYRVPLTITTQTLAISSAVVVVSAIASGVIAWWRLRNLDLIAVLKTRE, from the coding sequence ATGGCTCTGACTACACCCTCACTCAACACCAAGATTCGCCGCGAACTTTGGCAGATGCGGGGGCAGGTGCTGGCCATCGCCCTGGTAATTGCCGGCGGTGTGGCAGTGTGTGTGCTGTCCCTGGTCAACTATTCGTCCCTGGTTTCCACCCGCGCGGTGTATTACGACGATTACCAGTTTGCCGAGGTGTTCGCCTCACTCAAGCGGGCGCCCCTGCATGTCACCCAACAGATCGCCGCCATTCCCGGGATTTCCCGCTTCAGTGCACGGGTGGAGGGGGGCGCAAAGCTGGAGATGCCGGGGTTCGAAGATCCGGTGTCCGCCCGCCTGGTGTCACTGCCGGAACACGGCCAGCCGGAGGTGAACCAGTTGTTCCTGCGCCGTGGCCGTCTGCCGCTGGCGGGTCGTAGCCATGAAGTAGTGGTGATCCAGGGCTTCGCCGAGGCCCACCAGCTGGAACCAGGTGACCGGTTTACCGGGATCATCAACGGCCGGCGCCAGCAGCTGACGGTTACCGGCATCGCGGAGGCTCCGGAATTCATCTATGTGCTTGCCCCGGGAAGCATGTTGCCGGATTACCCCCGTTACGGGGTGTTGTGGATGGGGCGGGAAGCTCTGGCGGCGGCCATGGACATGAAAGGGGCCTTCAACAGCCTGGTTGCCCGGGTCGAGCCCGGGGTGCCGGTGGCATCGGTCATCGACAGCCTGGATCGGGTGCTGGACCGCTACGGTGGTACCGGCGCCTACGGGCGTGAGGACCATTTCTCCCACCAGATGCTGGACGATGAGCTGGCCCAGCTGCGGACCATGGCAACGGTTTTCCCGGCGATCTTCATGACAGTGGCCATGTTCCTGCTCAATGTGGTTATCAACCGACTGATCAGCACCCAGCGGGACATCATTGCCATACTCAAGGCCTTCGGTTACAGCAACGTGCAGATTGGCTGGCACTACAGCCAGCTGGTGCTGACCATTTCGGTGATCGGCCTGTTGCTGGGGGTGGCCCTGGGTGTCTGGGCAGGCCGGGCCATGGGTGAGATCTACATGGATTATTACCGGTTCCCGTCGCTGCTGTTCCGGCTGGATCCGGCCTGGCTCCTGCTGCTTGCGGTCGTTACCCTGGTGGTGGCCTGGCTGGGCGGCTGGCAGGCTATCCGTCGCGCTGCCGCACTGCCGCCCGCCGAGGGCATGCGCCCCGAGGGCCCGGCCCGTTTTCGGGTCACCGCCGCTGAACGGTTTTTCGCGCCCCGCGGTTTCAGCCAGCCCTCCCGGATGGTGGTCCGGCAACTGTTCCGGCGACCGGGGCGAACGCTACTGTCGGTCAGCGGCATTGCCATGGCCTCCGCCATCGTCCTGGTGGGGAATTTCCAGTTCGATGCGGTATCCCTGATGGTGCATTCGCAGTTTGCCCGGGTCCAGCAACAGGATGTCACAGCTACCCTGATTGACCCGGTCAATTCACCGGCGATGTATGACCTACAGAGGCAGCCGGGTATCCGTTACGTGGAGGGTCGTCGGGTGGTAACCGCCCGGCTGGTGAACGGGCACAGGGAATGGCGCGGAGCAATCACCGGTATGCCCGAGCAGGCCAGCCTCCAGTTTGTGATTGACAAGGAACTGGAGCCGGTTTCCCTGCCGGAGGCCGGGTTGCTGTTGACGGACTTTCTGGCCAGGCGACTGGATGTGACCACGGGTCAGACGCTTGAGATCGAAATACTGGAGGGCGATCGCCGCCGCGTCGAATTGCCGGTTGCCGGCATAACCAGCGAGTTCCTCGGGGTGGGGGCCTACATGCGGCTGGCATCCCTGAACCGCGCCCTGGGCGAGGGGGCATTGATCAATCAGGTTCTGCTGAACATTGACCCTCAGCGAGCGCAGCAAACTTACCGCGAACTCCGGGAAACTCCCCGAATACTGGGCATCAGTATCCGGCAGGGGATGCTGGACAGTTTCTATGAAACGCTGGCAAAAACCTTCCTGACGTTTACCCTTTTCATCAGCATGCTGGGCGGAATCATTGCCTTCGGCGTCGTCTACAACACGGTGCGGATTTCGCTGGCGGAGAAAGGTCGGGAACTGGCAAGCCTGCGGGTACTGGGGTACACCCATAATGAGGTGAATCATATTCTGCTGGCGGAAGTGGCGGTGATGCTGGTGCTGGGAATCCCGCTGGGCTGGCTTGCGGGTTATGGTTTGTCCTGGGCCATTATCACGGCGATGCAGACCGAACTCTACCGGGTCCCGCTGACTATCACTACGCAGACACTGGCGATTTCCTCGGCGGTGGTCGTGGTATCTGCCATCGCTTCGGGGGTTATTGCCTGGTGGCGTCTGCGCAACCTGGATCTGATAGCGGTCCTCAAAACCCGTGAATAG